CTTCATATTATTGTATACCCCCCTGTTAACATCATTTGCAATTCTCCTTTTTACCATGGATatccatttccatttgtCAGAAATGAAACAAGTTCGGAAACTTCTGAGAATTCTTCTTCCGTATTCATTTGCATCAACTCCAAGGCCTGGAAACGACTTTGTTCTATGAGTTTAGTGAATGGAACTTTGTTTTATGAGTCCAGTGAATGGAAATATATTCATAATAGTGGATTATTTTTACTATCTATTAACTCACCCTACACTAGCAACTTGGTTTATTGAATCATTTCTCTGGGAAATTTGGGCTGCACTACAAGTCGAGCCTCAACTCCAAATATTTATGGAGAAAGTGTCgtttattttattgagTGAAGACATgtataaattaaaattcaACTATATCCCTCCGTAAAATGAATTTCTTACACTTCACTTTATCTTCAAGAAAACGTCCGTATTTGTGACTTGGGTCCCCGCATCTTGTCTTACTATTATCAATTAATCTACATAGGATGAACACACACTTAGATATCACATACTCTTATCATATCAGACATTAATACATTATTAACTCATGATGTTAGAAACTACTTTCTTTTCAAGTCCCTCTTCAATAGAGCAACCAAAGGCTTTATTGAAAAGACAATGCATTCTAAGTCCAGAGTTTCAAGTCCCTTATCCGCAGACATCTCCAAAAGATCATCCAATTTCAGATCCAAAGTAAATATTGGCTCAGCTCTCCCTTTTAATACTAAAGATATGACAAAAGTTCCTGGAACTGGTGATGCGATATAAAGGGTCATATTAGCTGTTCTGGAGTCTGGTAGTCTCCAGTCTAACACTACATTCTCCTTGATTAGTTGTGGTGGTGTGTATTTTTTGACTGGAATCTTGCttttggttgttggttttCCTCCGCCATTGGTAACGGCCCCAAGCGGTCCTCCAGTTTGCATTCGAACATTTGCAAGATATGACTTATATGTATCAATCTGGGAGCGAAGATACTCGTTATGATCGCGAATAATACGATAAACATCGTCCAGTGATTTGGCTTCATTTTCTACTGACTCTTGTAACGATCCAAGCTGCTTTAGTTCTGAGTCCACTTCTGCTTGGAGAAGTTCCGCATCGTCACTATCTGCTTGTTCTATTTCAACCAATAAGTCAAGAGCTTTGATTCCACGCTTTACGAGTGCCTCTTCATTGGTAGTGGCAGCAAAATCAGCAATTTTATGCAAATCAAGTGGTCTCTGAAGGACATTGTGTCCTGGAGGGAAGGCTCGTATAATGTTGATCATTAAAGACTTTGCTTCCATAAAAATGACATCAGCACGAAGAAAATCCAATGGCCCGCCATCCACATCACCCACTTCCGTCTCCCATCTATTAAACAGCTGCAGCTCCATATTGGCATTCGCACTACGTGGAACAAGTCCAGGCGATTCTCCTATATCTGCAAGCAATAATCCCAGGTGGGAGCTTTCATTTTGAATGACTTTCTCATGATACTTATCTAAGAGAGAATGCATGCCATAAACTTCATTTAATGTGATATTCAAGAACAAATCTTTCTTTGATAAAGCCACATATTGATCCATCTCTAGCGATTCATTAAAGTCAGGTACATCACACAGCTCTTGAAGGAAGTTATTAATTCGTGCCTTGTTAGCATCAACAAAAGGTGCCAGATTTTGCATATATGGCTCCTTCGAATAAGTGGGCTTATTAACCAAGTTTTGCAGCATTTTTGCCAACAGAGTCAATACCCTCCTTGAATTATCAGAAGGTAATCTATCTACCAACATATATGCTTGTGGTGTTACAATTGCTGGGTTGATAAAAcggagaaagaagaatgCGCCAATTAGAGAgcaaacagcagcatccgTAGCAGTGGGGTACTTTCTTTTCGTTAGTAAACGGATTTGCTTACAAATCCACCTAATTCCATATGGAACCATATCTAGAGAAGATAAAATAGTGTCTAATAGTTCAGAAGATAATTGCTTTAGCTTGACATGGCGAGGTCGAATCATTTCCAGAACCATTGGATGACGTGAAGCTTCTTCGGCAGTGATTGTTGGCTGCTCCTCATTACTGTTCCTTGAAGAACCACCATCCATGTCCACTAGTTCTTCGTATACTTTGAGAggattgatttcaagattAAGATTCTTTTCATCAATAATAGAGCTGAGTTTAGCTGAAAGTGCTGACCTGAGGTATGATTGACCAGGACCTCTTCTGGTGTAGGTTGTCATCATTCTAGAAACAGGGGTATTTGCTCGTAAAAGAGAGCTGAATTCTTGAGCATTATCAAATTGGTAGGCCAGGACTGCTTGAAACATAGtcaaaagaagatgctCTTCTCTTTGCTCATACTGATTTCCATATATAGTAAACATAACTGTTTGTAGCAAAGAGTCAATCTCTGCCATCGAAACAACACGACAAAGTAGGGCAATGTGCTTGGGTTCCGATTGAAGTAAGAAGAATAGGTTACCATATAATTCAGTTTTCTTTCTATCTGGAAAATACTCATCAGCCACTTGTTCAGGAGCTTCTTCCAATCGAGAGGCAATATCCTTCTGTTCTTCCGCATTCATTTTGTTCTGAATAAGTAGGGCGATTCTGCCGTCCAAGTAACGAACATCTTTTTCCAGCAAGAAGTTTCTCTTAGACTGTTCAGAAATGTCGCTTTTTAGCTGTCGCAGATATTTTTGTGCCTTAGCAAGTTCATCAtcgatatcatcatctcTATCCACACCTCCCATGGACATATATAGAGCAGCTACTGAGTATCGTTTTGATTGACGATTAGCCGTCGCGCCACTAGTGTTTCTTTTAAACGGTACTGTGTCTTCCATGATaagtttgatttcttactaattgatttgattgtCCTGGCCCGCCTTGGTATGTGTTTGTAGTAATAAATTTAGCTGTATCTGGGAAACAGGTTAAGCTTCCTCCTCAAATGCTGAGTTTGAATGGAGTGATTTAGGAGCCAAAGGGATAGGTA
The Sugiyamaella lignohabitans strain CBS 10342 chromosome A, complete sequence genome window above contains:
- the IRA1 gene encoding Ira1p (GTPase-activating protein; negatively regulates RAS by converting it from the GTP- to the GDP-bound inactive form, required for reducing cAMP levels under nutrient limiting conditions, mediates membrane association of adenylate cyclase; mutations cause catalase T deficiency, defective glycogen synthesis and defective trehalose accumulation; IRA1 has a paralog, IRA2, that arose from the whole genome duplication; GO_component: GO:0005737 - cytoplasm [Evidence IEA,IEA]; GO_component: GO:0016021 - integral component of membrane [Evidence ISM] [PMID 12192589]; GO_component: GO:0005622 - intracellular [Evidence IEA]; GO_component: GO:0031235 - intrinsic component of the cytoplasmic side of the plasma membrane [Evidence IBA]; GO_component: GO:0016020 - membrane [Evidence IMP,IPI] [PMID 1875942]; GO_component: GO:0005739 - mitochondrion [Evidence IDA] [PMID 14576278]; GO_component: GO:0005739 - mitochondrion [Evidence IDA] [PMID 16823961]; GO_function: GO:0005096 - GTPase activator activity [Evidence IEA,IEA]; GO_function: GO:0005099 - Ras GTPase activator activity [Evidence IMP] [PMID 2178777]; GO_process: GO:0046580 - negative regulation of Ras protein signal transduction [Evidence IMP] [PMID 15339905]; GO_process: GO:0030818 - negative regulation of cAMP biosynthetic process [Evidence IMP] [PMID 2540426]; GO_process: GO:0032320 - positive regulation of Ras GTPase activity [Evidence IMP] [PMID 2178777]; GO_process: GO:0045761 - regulation of adenylate cyclase activity [Evidence IMP] [PMID 1875942]; GO_process: GO:0051056 - regulation of small GTPase mediated signal transduction [Evidence IEA]; GO_process: GO:0007165 - signal transduction [Evidence IEA]); translated protein: MEDTVPFKRNTSGATANRQSKRYSVAALYMSMGGVDRDDDIDDELAKAQKYLRQLKSDISEQSKRNFLLEKDVRYLDGRIALLIQNKMNAEEQKDIASRLEEAPEQVADEYFPDRKKTELYGNLFFLLQSEPKHIALLCRVVSMAEIDSLLQTVMFTIYGNQYEQREEHLLLTMFQAVLAYQFDNAQEFSSLLRANTPVSRMMTTYTRRGPGQSYLRSALSAKLSSIIDEKNLNLEINPLKVYEELVDMDGGSSRNSNEEQPTITAEEASRHPMVLEMIRPRHVKLKQLSSELLDTILSSLDMVPYGIRWICKQIRLLTKRKYPTATDAAVCSLIGAFFFLRFINPAIVTPQAYMLVDRLPSDNSRRVLTLLAKMLQNLVNKPTYSKEPYMQNLAPFVDANKARINNFLQELCDVPDFNESLEMDQYVALSKKDLFLNITLNEVYGMHSLLDKYHEKVIQNESSHLGLLLADIGESPGLVPRSANANMELQLFNRWETEVGDVDGGPLDFLRADVIFMEAKSLMINIIRAFPPGHNVLQRPLDLHKIADFAATTNEEALVKRGIKALDLLVEIEQADSDDAELLQAEVDSELKQLGSLQESVENEAKSLDDVYRIIRDHNEYLRSQIDTYKSYLANVRMQTGGPLGAVTNGGGKPTTKSKIPVKKYTPPQLIKENVVLDWRLPDSRTANMTLYIASPVPGTFVISLVLKGRAEPIFTLDLKLDDLLEMSADKGLETLDLECIVFSIKPLVALLKRDLKRK